A single window of Sphingobacteriales bacterium DNA harbors:
- a CDS encoding DUF4347 domain-containing protein: MMQFTNIFTPSSSTATYLDMVGAFNTIENSTVQNNFIDINVQEKTIFEKIVKNRDNKSYNLFAHGKPGYLLINNQWLDAKEIVEFIKPKISNNITQLNIFGCEFALGKNGREAINYIEDKLNISVAASTNITGKDGDWILETSNNSSIDFTAQFSNYQYNLAWTLADTCRTCDFDGDGIINSLDLDDDNDGTLDAKESPSCFYTEKEVTKITNVTTQLISTANLANLYDTINNTYFNFTTNGQNVAGKEIFNWSYSYPINVCSFIFNMRNTYSFLYNTYVTLQGFNGTSWVNLSDSILYDNTAVGSLEVFGVTKNQGFYKQYRLFGNNGVVYSLGDIESITTNICDFIPEYYPKSTCTVAADNDGFPNHFDLDSDGDGCPDVYEAQVPGSTYNIDTIAGPYGVNGLANSIEIKDTATTSINYSSQYNVAAINSTINYCTDTDGDGIIDIFDIDDDNDGVLDIDEQTICNTNSTTDGKTNYEFWSYWQTTGWHDMVPISGVGGPYTLNVLPNVDQYGMPTNNLPPTLSGTVTSLNQPAGTDYTQRIDLVRWQGWIHFPSDLIGDSIIIRTNGVGIQLVGAGAWVISSDEHPENWIDPVAPATNTPLLDMNNTTGFYNPYQGWNQPPFGYTDYPFYEPTSTAQSPAGPGLSSINIPDRRDQPSAFQAKIKVNANGHYFSNWEVDPVNSWPAHSMEYSIDGGANWNPIQPTFYNSTPPCTYVDIDTDGDGIPNRLDLDSDNDGCFDSYESGSVKNANDSIVATPYNNNGYGAAVETNDSLNAKSNYNVTYYYAIDSTFNYCLDSDGDNIPDIIDIDDDNDGIFDAVESPNCYYTIHELSIGNRTSVLNVYSDFSTASPYTIDKSIDGIYTTASNTRFDVNAQNIENKTIYQVQFPVPVELSGITFKYSSINSVLSTSKLRLQGSSNFYDWRDLSNSVTYTANPASLSHTFNVTKNVGKYSYYRLVGDSGVATSAGFFEAEFNLPSSFGSSTYQKLNCSLDLDGDGIPNQLDLDSDGDGCPDATEASVIDTLLVGNVINGNPNTTTIIAGAIAKGPYGNNGYANAIEKTDSFNTATIFPFITYYYAASKYINTCADADGDGIKDFIADLDDDNDGIKDATESPSCFYSNEAEVTQETSISTELAPINASNFVSSIIDNDPSSNFRFANATLIANHEVFKCSYLMPLKACQFTFKTNDAFSFVGNNSKVILQAFDGSTWYNLSDTILLDATATGNQEVFTVTKNANYYQQYRLYGITGSTSSNGYTNELETKLCDPFVPEYYPRATTCLEDIDGDGIPNHLDLDSDGDGCPDAKEAGVSGTLLSGYVVNQTNGSYTVINTSNAIAAGSYGNNGLANGIETNDSMTANVTYMSTYNIYALSKFLNACNDFDNDSIPDLIDIDDDNDGILDAIEAPTCYYTQTEASTISSVTSDLTIGTIANTYDKNLNNTSTLTASQSVVNKTIFQINFPTPVQLSNIKDTLSSNVSIFANNAKYYVQASNDGIHWVNVSTRQTAANPTTGNVLNFPSNATQGYLSYRIYGDSGVTAAGISRELIPTFTLPFVPSAHPKSTCTTDTDGDGIINQLDLDSDGDGCSDANEAGVSDLPGITTTPAPAGFGATTGLSNAVAPSPYSGNGFSDALQTVADTNAYIGFYTYANAITKTSNLCLDSDNDGIPDIVDIDDDNDGILDAIESPSCYYTQAEATTIVNVTSDLTVTNIANTYDTDLNSVSAFSPASQAIAGKTVFQIQYTTQVGLSNLKDTLLNATSIFTAGATYKVQASNDGINWADVSAVQTAAAVVGNAINFPSNAARGYLYYRIYGVSGNSAGGSTRGFIPTFTKPYVPSANPKPNCTLDTDGDSIPNQLDLDSDGDGCSG, translated from the coding sequence ATGATGCAATTTACCAACATATTTACCCCAAGTTCTTCAACTGCAACTTATCTAGACATGGTAGGAGCTTTTAACACAATAGAAAACTCAACCGTCCAAAATAATTTTATAGACATTAATGTACAGGAGAAAACAATATTTGAAAAGATTGTAAAAAACAGAGATAATAAATCATACAATCTTTTTGCTCATGGCAAACCTGGATATTTATTAATAAACAATCAATGGTTAGATGCAAAAGAAATAGTTGAGTTTATAAAACCTAAGATAAGTAATAATATCACACAACTAAATATTTTTGGTTGTGAGTTTGCCCTAGGAAAAAACGGTAGAGAAGCTATAAATTATATTGAAGATAAATTAAATATCAGCGTTGCTGCATCAACAAACATCACAGGTAAAGATGGCGATTGGATTTTAGAAACATCTAATAATAGTTCAATTGATTTTACAGCTCAATTTTCAAACTACCAATATAACTTAGCATGGACATTAGCAGATACATGCAGAACTTGCGATTTTGATGGCGATGGTATAATAAATAGCTTAGATTTAGATGATGATAATGACGGTACATTAGATGCGAAAGAATCACCAAGTTGTTTTTATACAGAAAAAGAAGTAACAAAAATTACAAACGTTACAACTCAATTAATTAGTACAGCAAATCTTGCAAATCTATATGATACAATTAACAATACTTATTTCAATTTTACAACTAATGGTCAAAATGTTGCAGGGAAAGAAATTTTTAATTGGTCATATTCGTATCCTATCAATGTTTGCAGCTTTATTTTTAATATGAGAAATACTTATAGTTTCTTATATAATACATATGTTACACTACAAGGATTTAATGGTACTTCATGGGTTAATTTATCAGATTCTATATTATATGATAATACTGCAGTTGGTAGTTTAGAAGTCTTCGGAGTTACTAAAAACCAAGGTTTTTATAAACAATATAGATTGTTTGGTAATAATGGTGTGGTATATAGTTTAGGCGATATCGAATCAATTACAACCAATATTTGCGACTTTATACCAGAATATTATCCTAAAAGTACTTGTACTGTAGCTGCAGATAATGATGGTTTCCCTAATCATTTTGATTTAGATAGTGATGGCGACGGTTGTCCAGATGTTTATGAGGCACAAGTACCTGGTAGTACATATAATATAGATACAATTGCAGGTCCTTATGGAGTAAATGGTTTAGCTAATAGTATAGAAATCAAAGATACTGCAACAACTAGTATTAATTATTCTAGTCAATATAATGTAGCTGCAATAAATTCAACTATTAATTACTGTACAGATACAGATGGCGATGGCATCATAGATATTTTTGATATAGATGACGATAATGATGGTGTATTAGATATTGATGAACAAACAATATGTAATACTAATTCTACTACAGATGGAAAAACAAATTATGAATTTTGGAGCTATTGGCAAACTACTGGATGGCATGATATGGTACCTATAAGTGGTGTTGGTGGTCCATATACTTTAAATGTTTTACCAAATGTAGACCAATATGGTATGCCAACCAATAATTTACCTCCAACATTATCGGGGACAGTTACTAGTTTAAATCAACCAGCAGGAACAGATTATACACAAAGAATAGATTTAGTAAGATGGCAAGGTTGGATACATTTCCCTTCTGATTTAATAGGAGATTCTATTATTATTAGAACTAATGGTGTAGGTATACAATTAGTTGGTGCAGGTGCTTGGGTTATTTCATCAGATGAACATCCTGAAAATTGGATAGATCCAGTAGCACCAGCTACTAATACGCCATTATTAGATATGAATAATACAACTGGGTTTTATAATCCTTATCAAGGATGGAACCAACCACCTTTTGGTTATACAGATTATCCATTTTACGAACCAACTTCTACAGCACAATCTCCAGCAGGTCCAGGTTTAAGTTCAATTAATATTCCAGACCGAAGAGATCAACCATCTGCTTTCCAAGCAAAAATAAAAGTTAATGCAAATGGTCATTACTTTTCTAATTGGGAAGTAGATCCTGTTAATAGTTGGCCGGCTCATTCCATGGAATACTCAATTGATGGCGGCGCAAATTGGAATCCTATACAACCTACATTTTATAATTCAACACCACCTTGTACCTACGTAGATATTGATACAGATGGTGATGGTATTCCTAATAGATTAGATTTAGATAGTGATAACGACGGTTGCTTTGATAGTTATGAATCTGGTTCGGTTAAAAATGCTAATGATAGCATTGTTGCAACACCTTACAATAATAATGGTTATGGTGCTGCTGTAGAAACCAATGATTCTCTTAATGCAAAAAGCAATTATAATGTAACTTATTACTATGCAATTGATAGCACATTTAATTATTGTTTAGATAGCGATGGTGATAATATTCCAGACATTATAGATATAGATGACGATAATGATGGTATATTTGATGCTGTAGAAAGCCCAAATTGTTACTATACAATACACGAATTAAGTATTGGAAATAGAACATCAGTACTTAATGTATATTCTGATTTTTCAACTGCTAGTCCATATACAATTGATAAAAGTATAGATGGAATATATACAACAGCAAGTAATACAAGATTCGATGTCAATGCTCAAAATATAGAGAATAAAACAATCTATCAAGTTCAATTCCCAGTTCCTGTAGAATTAAGTGGTATCACGTTTAAATATTCTTCAATAAATAGTGTACTTTCAACATCAAAACTAAGACTACAAGGAAGTAGTAATTTTTATGATTGGAGAGATTTAAGTAATTCTGTAACATATACAGCAAATCCAGCATCGCTATCTCATACATTTAATGTAACTAAAAATGTAGGAAAATATTCATACTATCGTTTAGTAGGTGATTCTGGTGTAGCAACTTCAGCTGGATTTTTTGAAGCTGAATTTAATCTTCCTTCATCTTTTGGCTCAAGTACTTATCAAAAACTAAACTGTTCTTTAGATTTAGATGGCGATGGTATTCCAAATCAATTAGATTTAGATTCAGATGGTGATGGTTGTCCAGATGCTACTGAAGCTTCTGTAATTGATACTTTATTAGTTGGTAATGTTATTAATGGAAATCCTAATACTACAACTATTATTGCAGGTGCAATAGCAAAAGGACCATATGGAAATAATGGTTATGCTAATGCTATCGAAAAGACAGATTCATTTAATACAGCAACAATATTTCCATTTATAACTTATTACTATGCAGCTTCAAAATATATTAATACTTGTGCAGATGCAGATGGTGATGGTATAAAAGACTTTATTGCAGACTTAGATGATGATAATGATGGAATTAAAGATGCTACAGAATCTCCAAGCTGTTTTTATAGTAATGAGGCAGAAGTAACTCAAGAAACAAGTATTAGTACAGAATTAGCACCAATAAATGCTTCTAATTTTGTTAGTAGTATTATTGATAATGACCCATCAAGCAACTTTAGATTCGCCAATGCCACTTTAATTGCAAATCATGAAGTATTTAAGTGTTCTTATTTAATGCCATTAAAAGCATGTCAGTTCACATTCAAAACAAATGATGCATTTAGCTTTGTAGGTAATAACTCCAAAGTAATTTTACAAGCTTTTGATGGTAGTACTTGGTATAATTTATCAGATACAATCTTACTTGATGCTACAGCAACAGGTAACCAAGAAGTATTTACTGTAACTAAAAATGCAAATTATTATCAGCAATATAGATTGTATGGAATCACAGGTTCAACTAGTTCAAATGGTTATACCAATGAATTAGAAACAAAATTATGCGATCCATTTGTTCCTGAATATTATCCAAGAGCAACTACTTGTTTAGAAGATATAGATGGCGATGGAATTCCAAATCATTTAGACTTAGATTCCGATGGCGATGGTTGTCCTGATGCAAAAGAAGCAGGTGTAAGTGGTACTTTACTTTCTGGTTATGTTGTTAACCAAACAAATGGTTCTTATACGGTTATTAATACAAGTAATGCCATTGCTGCAGGTTCTTATGGAAATAATGGTTTGGCTAATGGCATAGAAACAAACGATAGCATGACTGCTAATGTTACTTATATGAGTACATATAATATTTATGCTTTAAGTAAGTTTTTAAATGCTTGTAATGACTTTGATAATGATAGTATTCCTGATTTAATAGATATAGATGATGATAATGATGGTATTTTAGACGCAATAGAAGCACCAACTTGCTATTACACACAAACAGAAGCATCAACTATATCAAGCGTTACAAGTGATTTAACGATAGGTACTATTGCAAATACTTATGATAAAAATCTAAATAATACTTCAACTTTGACTGCATCTCAGTCAGTTGTAAATAAAACAATATTCCAAATTAATTTTCCAACTCCTGTTCAGTTAAGTAATATAAAAGATACATTATCAAGTAATGTTTCAATTTTTGCAAATAATGCAAAATATTATGTACAAGCTTCAAACGATGGAATACATTGGGTTAATGTATCAACACGTCAAACTGCTGCCAATCCAACAACAGGTAATGTATTAAATTTTCCAAGTAATGCAACACAAGGTTATTTATCTTATAGAATTTATGGAGATTCAGGAGTAACGGCAGCTGGAATCTCAAGAGAATTAATTCCAACCTTTACTTTACCTTTTGTACCATCTGCTCATCCAAAATCAACTTGTACAACAGATACCGATGGCGATGGAATAATAAATCAATTAGATTTAGATAGTGATGGCGATGGTTGTAGCGATGCAAACGAAGCAGGTGTGTCAGATTTGCCAGGAATAACAACAACTCCAGCGCCTGCAGGATTTGGCGCTACAACTGGTTTGTCCAATGCCGTAGCTCCAAGTCCATATAGTGGTAATGGTTTCTCAGATGCCTTGCAAACTGTAGCTGATACCAATGCTTATATTGGATTCTATACTTATGCTAATGCAATTACTAAAACATCTAATTTATGTTTAGATTCAGATAATGATGGTATTCCTGACATAGTAGATATTGATGACGATAATGATGGAATATTAGATGCAATTGAAAGTCCAAGCTGTTATTATACACAAGCAGAAGCTACTACAATTGTAAATGTTACAAGTGATTTAACTGTAACAAATATCGCTAATACTTATGATACTGATCTCAATTCCGTATCAGCATTTTCTCCTGCATCACAAGCTATAGCAGGTAAAACAGTATTCCAAATACAATATACTACACAAGTAGGATTAAGTAATTTAAAAGATACATTGTTAAATGCAACTTCAATATTTACAGCAGGTGCAACATACAAAGTACAAGCATCAAATGATGGTATCAATTGGGCAGATGTATCAGCAGTACAAACAGCCGCAGCCGTTGTAGGTAATGCAATAAATTTTCCAAGCAATGCCGCAAGAGGATATTTATATTATAGAATATATGGCGTATCTGGAAATTCAGCTGGTGGTTCAACGAGAGGTTTTATTCCAACATTTACAAAACCTTATGTTCCATCTGCAAATCCAAAACCTAATTGTACTTTAGATACAGATGGTGATAGTATTCCTAATCAATTAGATTTAGATAGTGATGGCGATGGTTGTAGTGGATGA